A window of Hevea brasiliensis isolate MT/VB/25A 57/8 unplaced genomic scaffold, ASM3005281v1 Scaf57, whole genome shotgun sequence genomic DNA:
CAAAGATTTTTCTTTTTGAAGATATGATGATAAAGTACGAATCTGAATAAGTGTTTATACAATCATTCTTTTTTTTAACTTTATACTCGTACTATAAAGTTTCCAACATAACTTCAAAATTAacacaattttttctttttataatttaCTTTTAAATTCGAAATCTTACCATTCTAAAAACGATTTcagtattattaaattatatgggATAACATAATAAaagatatattattaattttattttatttattcttaaATAAGAAGGGATAAATAAATTCTATAAAAAATTCGTCGGCTAAAACTAATTCCAGTAATATTGCCTTGAAGTAGAGAAATAAAGTAAATAATGCTTATTCATTTGATCGATAAATTTTGAGACTCaatcttttaaatttaaaaatggaTTATGTTTAATCGAGTAAACTCGATATTAAAATTCTAAagtattgatttttaattttaaaaaatctcaAGATTTTGAAGAcaaatttaatattattgaattaaaattcatttattaaaaattaacatGAAAATAATTACTAAAAGAAATTTCAATACATGGGATAACATGAACCTTTAATGGGAATAAAGTATGACATGATCTGTTATATATAGAAATACAATAATTAATGACTATTTTGAGTTAGTTTGAATCTGTTTGACGTGAAGATGATTTCATTTCAGCTAGAACTGCAAATAATGCTTGACGTGACAATTTTTAATCTTATAATTTGTATGCATATGTTGAGGAAAGCAAATAATGCTTCATCCATCCGACACACTTTGTCCTTctctcaatctcttgaattaaaaaatcagttatgtttaattaataaattttaattcgataatattaaaattgtattaaaataataaagtaatcatTTCTAATCTCAATctgagttaaataaaaaatatatatatatatttcctgcTCCAATAAATAAAAATCAAGTTGGGAGAATCTTAGCCATCAATGTTTGCCAAAATCTACCATATATCTTATTCGAATGAAAAATCAAACTTAAAGGTGACAAATTTTATTCTGTTTGTTAATTGAATTGATAACTTATTTCGATGCTTGATCTCATAAGATTCATCATaattaatgattataataaaataattatatatatatatatatatattaattttattaaataaaaaaaattcttttaatgCATCCCCTGATGTTATATTTACTATATTCGTATAATTTGTGTTACTATGCTACTGTTTTGCTATATTTAATTATCATAGATAAGATTAATAATagattctttaaattttttattgctAAAATCACAACATGAGATGAGTTCTTAATATATTCTCATCTTGTGCCTAATTCACGTGCCCATCTCAAGTAGTGCATATTAATTAGTTTTCCTATAAATCCTTGGACggaaattagaattttttttaagctttttaattagtttctttaaaaaaaaaattcaaagtgGTGACTAATTTTTAGGGCTTCTAGAGGAAGAGTAATTATGGGAATTAGCTCAAAGGCTCTCACAATACCCAACCCACAAATTAGGTCAAAATAACTTCTATATAAAAACCTAGTGGGCAATCCAAAACGCCACACTCAAACCCACTAAAAAGAGATGAGAATTATCATTTTCTGTAACTTttctaatatttatattaaaaaattataatttaactatttttataatataaattaaaagaaaattaatatttttcaatatttcaatCAAATAAAAGTAAATTACTTTTGTAGAAGATATTTTTCTTTGAAAACATTTTCACGATTAACTTATTTTTACGAAACAAACTAAgacttagaaaatatttttttatcaaagaaAAAACTATTTTAAAGAAGatggcttcttttttttttttaagttattttctaaattttgataattttattaacatATAAAGACAATTATATATGCATGGTATAAATACATACTATTAGtttaatattacaattaaataataaaaaatatttttataaaaaaaatatttcttataaaacatttttcttagaaaatattttctatatacaaattatttttttgaaataagCGGAatcttagtttttatatttttttatattaaacttttaaaatgacaataaaaaaaatgctatttaattttttttatatgtctGAAATTCATAAATTCAAAGTttcaacttcaaataaataataaaataatatttttgcccTCTTCaacttttttccttttccttaattaattaattagaagagtttttatttaatatatattgaaacttttaaattttgtaatgaaAAATAATACATTTCAGcttctttaaattatttattggcacaattatatatgtgtttagttcaattaatttatttaattaaaattgcaCCTTAATATTTATTATTGGCATCTATTTGCAAAATTTTTTATTCTATACTAAAATCCTTAAAGGTGAAAATTTCTGTATGTTGGTGAATTTACTAAATTAATTTTCCCCCATCAAATTcagattataaaaattcaatttgacAAAATTCTTAAGATTTTTATTTAAGATATCATTAAACCGGTTTAATTTTACTCATTGTCTCTTAATTTGATATTTATTTTATCACtgtctttaaactttaatttgtatgacaaaaatatttaaattgcaaTTTAATATATCCAAAATCCTTCTAAATAGACAAAAGCTAATATAAACATGTTTAGGTGGATAAacacaataaaaaataattcaaaatttgatctgttaaaaaataaagaaaaattaataaaataaaaagtaatcAATAATGTTTCAATTATAAttggagaaattatttttttttacatattaaAAAATGAATATTTTTTTCATTATATCTAATTATTAAGCATGTTCAGATCAATTTATAGTTGAAATACTCAATTGATGGTTGTTTTATCACCATCATTAAACTTTAATCTATATGATAAaaacatttaaattttaatttaatactaATATGGACATGTTTAGGTGGATAAacacaataaaaaataattcagaatttgatttattaaaaaattaaataaaattaaataaaaaaataatcaataatatttcaatcataattagagaaattattttttttacataTTAAAAAATGAATATTTTTCTATTATATCTAATCATTAAGCacgttcaaataatttatgatcgAAATACCCAACAGAATCTGATTAGAGAACTTTACgtgatattaaattaaagtttGAATAACAATCTTAAAATTAATAGATGTTCTCTGAAACAAATATTGTGAATATGTAAAGCGCAGtcaaataaaaagtaaaaatgtTTGCAATTAAAAGGTTAGGTAAGGACTGGTTGGTGTGTGTAGGCTTAGCAGAATtcgatttaaattgaaaaatcgaattgaatcgagttaatttagtttaattggtttagttttatattataaaaatttcggttattccAGTTCGGTtagattttgaaaaaaaaaaatagttaaatcgaaccgaactgataataatttatatattcaaatcgaattaaatcaaatcgaatcgaattgatttttgaattgatttatttttatgaaaaatttgtgaattatatttaattatatatatattaattgtttaatttcattgattaatggttattagattcaaattaaagttaaaattagaccaaataatttaaaaattcagtttaaattaaaaaattaatcaaaaattaaaattgattgatttaaattgaattgatttgatttaatttaattttttactcattttaatttaattttatttctaaaatttaaaatttaatttttataatttaattcgattcaattcgatttgattcgattcaaATCGAATGCTTACTCCGAAGTATATGGGAATCGGGTCCGTGCAAAAATGAGGGACAGAGTGGGAGGAAAAGTGATCACATTAAACTGTTAAAGAGGGAACACGTGGATCATAAATCAAATCATCTAATTATCCACACATTCGCCACTTGAAAATCAACCTTTTATTGGCTCCTCACCAAATAGGGATTGCTAATTGTTCCCATCCATCTCAGATTCCATCAACTTTTTCTGACTCTGTCTCCTTCTTGATATTGCGTGCACAGAGAGAAGATTTTTTTTTGCTCTGAATTTCTGAAATCCGCCTtccaataatatattattatatatttaaatatttaattattataatttaccaAAAATATTCACTATCTTATCTTTTTAAGAAATCCTATCATAAAAAAATATGTAAAGATTTTTGTGTCTTATTCTCTCAAATTCACTATTGTTGAACAATATATCGCTTTAaagctttttattattattattctttagtaaaaaaaattctcttcattttatttcttggcaaaaaatttatcattattattattattattatagttgAAAACATATGGATAAATATGATTTTGTAATTTAATTGTAaaagtttatttttaatttttgaaatattttattatttcttgAAATGTGAACATTTAAATTAGATCTTTTATTAATtactaatttatataaatataattttgccCATCTACAATCTCAGAAACTTAGATCAACCTCTGCATATGTTAAGATGCAAGTATTAATCAAAGCAGAGTGCCCGAATTATCAAATTCTCTAAAAATATATATCAAGTAATATAGTTTCTTTAGATTCAATCAGCCAGTTCTCTTCCATTATATATAGGACTTGTTTGACATTACTGTTGAAACtgttattgaaaaaattattttttaaaatatactagttagagagtattaaaaaataatttaaaattaaatttgataagttttagtcataagaacattaaattaaaataaaaaaaaagcttttctcaaacgttttttttttaacagtatctaaaatgatacttttatttAAAAGAATAATTTTAGCCCTCTAAATGCAATGCCAAATAGGCACTACATATATCAGCCAATTCAATTCTCTTCCTACCATCTCATTCAACAAACATCAAACCTAACTCAAGTCAAACATCAAACCCACAAatgcaacaatttaaatcaacaaTTTTACAATGActttttgatgaaaatttaaaataaatagataaatttagtactaacacaaaaaaaaaaaaaagaagagctaATAATTGTGGATATGGATGGTATCTTAGATGGTAAGCACGTGTACACGAGCTCAAAATAGTGTTTAGGTTAATACAGGTTGAATAGGGGTACCTGGGATGCTTTCACAACCTCTTACGGGTACTAGTATGGGTTGTGCTCATTCAAAGACCAATCCTTCTGCAAGGCTCCAACGGGTTAGAGGCCAAAGGGTGTTACCTACTTGATATACTTCAATGGTTAAATTAGTACGAGGTAGGGAAGGTTAAGGaagaggaaaaataaatgaaaggcAGAGGTTCAAAGAATAAAAGTTCGAGAATGTCTTACTTAGGGCAAACAATGCCTATATATACTCTTTTTGTGTTAATAACATAATGCCTTTGTATATTTATCCATGCTAAGTGGGTCTGTCCGATTTATAATCCTACCATTTGTCATAGCATGTCTCCTTATAGAggtaattataattttgatgcATGGATTGATAGTTACTGTAAGTCTACAAAGTATAGATTTGAGTACCAGTTGCATATAAAAATTAGACCTaatataagaaaaaataaatcCATCTCTATCTAATATTTTCTGATTGAATAGAGGCTCTTATAAAtccagaaagaaaaaaaaaattccctaAATTCATCAATATTTTCTAATTGGATATAGCTTCAATGGCCAAGTAATAATTAATGAATTACACAATAAAAATTAGCAATCTCTATTTAACAATTTATCTTCATtagaaattcatgtttaatgattttattattttaaattaatgtaATGTTTATCAACAAGTACAACTCATGAATTCATATAGTACAATAAGATAATCAAGATAAATCCATTAGGTAAAAGTGTGAAACCATTGCATTTTTTTTATGTATGTTTTTAATAGCTATCAATGGATGATTAGAAAAATTACTCTGTGATGGCATTAGAGACTGCTAACACCGCTGACTCATACAAattgatttaaaaaattttaattttatttattaaaatcataattatgaTAGCTAAATATTTGATACCTACACTTATAATAACCAAACGCTATAGAGAGATTTCGTATTTTAGTAATGAGctgattaattattttaaaaattataaatatttgatACCTAcacttatagtttttttttttttaaatattttggaTAATATATTATGAGCATAGTTGTTTTTCAATATCAATTTATTATACcacttaataaaataatatattattgatACACATTAAGTGTTTAAAGAAATGATACACTttctttaaaaaagaaaatatatgctTTTGAAAATAGATTGCGATTAATAAGATAATACCATATCatatatgataaaaattaattgataaaaaagTTTTGAATATATAGCTTTTTCCATACATAACAACTTCTAGGCTCTAGCCCATTCTCAGCCCACCCAACTGAAGAGTTATTGAACTTCTGTCTACCAAAATATTGCCGTGTTAGGACTTTTCATTTGGTGTACATTGGATAATCTCTTTCAAAATCCACGGCAATTAGATAATTACCACTTCTATTTTTTTTGAAAAGTCCAATCTGAATCTCCTAGATTTATCATATATGCAACTATCACTAGACCATGTAGATTAAAGTTCAGATTTTTGCTCTTTTAGCATCAAATCAGAGTTACATAAGGATATGCCTACCTATACCCATGACCAGATCATGTGTTTATTCCTATTCATTGTCTTGATGCCTTGTAGATGTCCAAAAATGGATGTTGATATCTCTAACACATCCCCTCAATTCCACTCTGATTTAAACTTGAACTCTGCTCTGCGATTCAAATTCTTTAGGGGAAGATCTGATAATGTCAATAAAACAAGCCACCTTATTGATAAGCTCCCAAAAATGAGTTCTAATATCCGTGATAGACCTAATATAGGTTCTTTATCCACGACTTCATTGTTTCATAACAAAATTCAGTTCCATCACCAAATGAATCATCTTGCCCTTTTCCTCCATGTACATGCTAAAATCACTAAATCATCATAGAGCCTGTAACTTAGTTAAAATATTCTAGCATTTTGAATAGCCAATATTATTCACTTATTAGAGCGAGATCCTTAAAAGCCATAGACTGCATTTAAATTctagaatttgaatttgaaatttataaatttaaaagtcTTTTATtttgctaataaaaaaaattttcatgcaAATGCGTAGAAACTGTGATATAAGTAGAGCCAATACATTTGATTGTAGTGGGATGAATttgaaataacaaaataaaagtaGTCATTTTAAATCTTTAGTCTTTCAACTTGTTATGAATATATGGGatttagacaaaatccaaatctaAATCCATCGGGTCAAATCCCTCAATCTAAAATATAGCTATGTAATAACTGTATAAGAAATAAGTGACtggtttttaaattttaatgttgACCAAAATATAGCTATGTAATAACTGAAAAGTAAAATTAGATTATCCAGGAAAgcaaaaaataagataaaataaaatgaaagcgACATTttttttaccctttttttttttgagcTCACTTCACAAGCACAGGTCACCAAATGATTACATTAGAAAGAACCATTAGAAATTTTCAGATGCAGAATATTGGGAAGGTTATACTAGtttgagcaaatttttgaagtggaTAATACTCCTACAGTAAAGGTCAAACATGTCTAGACTTCTTTAGAGGGCAAGGCTTTCAGGGAGCACTAAATGCTCATCAAGGGATGGTTTAGTAAAGGGCTCCCAAATAAGATGAACACATTCAAAACCTGAGCATTAGATCTGAAGATCAGAGCTAGGAAAGTCCTGTCGCAGAATTTAAGAACAGGAACTATTAGGTACCTTAGAAGACTAACTTGATCAATTACTAATCGAATTTCCCTGCCTTAAGAATGTGCTGTAAATTTTTTCTTAAGTAGCTCACAGAATGAAATGCTTTTATGTTCAATTTGGCATCCAGAAAGGTATATCAGAATTGTGGTACATGTCCAACTTTTAAACAGTTAAAGTGGATAATTAAGATATTCAGTTGCCTTATATATATTTACCCAAATCAGATGAGTAAGGCACTTAGAGTAAATAAATTACACCAGCAAGCCCTATATCTTAAAGTTTTTTTACTACATATCTATCTGTTTTCTAATTTGCATGTGTAACTCGGAAGGAAGGGGATAGTACCAAGGCAAGAAAATGAAATGCAGAATTGATCTACAACAACAACAAGAGCATATTTTAGAAGTGAAAACACGTGATAGGAGGATTTTAAGTTCCTCATGCTTAAATTCCTTGTTCCTTTTACCATATAATTCATGAGTTTTATTCCACCATTTGGGTGCCAACTAAAAGTAACTAAATCCAAGCTGATTTAATAGACCACTTAGTTATTAATTGCGGCATTATTGCCCTCAAAAACATCTTGCAAAAGAAAACATATACTGCAACGTAGAGTAACACTGCctcacacaaaaaaaaaaaaaaaaatatatatatatatatatatatatatattatctaaCTTTTGGCCAGCTCATACAGCTTTGAACTAAGTAAACAGTGCAGCCTCATTCTCCTATAATCACAAAAAATTACATCATTTATAATCTGACCCTTCTGAATTCTCATCATGACATAACAGTTGAAGAATGCAACTCATTCTCCTATAATCACAAAAAGTTCCATCATTAAATTTATAATCTGACCTTTCTGAATTCTCATCATGACATAACAGTTGAAGAATGCAACTTTTTCGGTGGTGGGTTTCCTCCAGAGATCATCACATATGAATAGAAGCATAGCATTGCAGCACTGCATTAAATGAAAACAAACGAAATAACATCACATATCAATAGAGGCATAGCATTGCAGCACTGCATTAAATGAAAACAAACAAAATAAAATGTTTAGCTAAGTCCAAGCAAACGCTTAGCAATTTTGATGAATAGAAAGTATCAGCAACCACAAAAAGTACCTGATAACAACATAAAACCCTGTTGGAATTAGTTTCTTTGTCTGTATTCGCACAGCACAATAGAGTtagatattaaagaaaaattaaaataaaaaagaaatagctAGTGGAGAGAACAATATCATCTTGATGTGACCACTAACCAATAAATATGCCTGAAAGTTCTTCCACAAAAGGGCTGCTGAGAGTACTGTAAGATCAGAAAGAGACAAAGCAAGATTAACTCTAAGGATGTGTTTGATAGAAAGTtaaaaaatcatgggttaaatattACCCTTACaaattttaacttttaaagaCGGTAATTATTAACCTAGTCCCCTCAAGATTAACATTTAACCCATCAAAAAGGAATATCTATTAATTAGGTGAAAAGTTAACCTAGTCTCTTTGAGTATCCAAATAACATTTAGATAGTatataaaaaatttcagaaaagatGGCAGGGCAATATCTGCCCCTGGTCTTAATCTTAATTTGCACACATCACATGGTGATGCAGACTACTGACAACTCACCACCTGGCAATATCATTTATACTGGGTCTGTCATAGTAATGATACATATGAAAAGTGGACCAACCAAGAAATCAAATAGAACAATTTATAAGTAAACCATATAGAATAGCAAATATAGGCCTCTTGTTTCCAATTTTCAAATTCTCTTTACTTTTTTTCATGCTCAGTCATTGCTTTGATAAAATTAAACAAGCacacatatacatatataagTTGTTTTGCAGGGTCAATAATTCAATTACCAGCTTGTCCTAGCACAAATGGCATACTAGATTTTccttgcctccatatcttcaagctAAAGATGCTAAGGGCTAGCAAAGCACCTCCAAATAAAACACCTGTGCTCAGGATCGTAGGATTTCTAGACAATACAAAACCTAGAAGGCCCCCACTTAGAACAAGACCACCTGGGTCAAAGGCCATTTGAAAATTTGCATCAGTAAATTCTACTGTGTTATTTATAAATAGAAGGAAATCAATTAAATGAACAAGTGAATcaaagaataatatatatatatatatgcatcacATCAAactggaaaaataaaaaaagtaatcAATATTACTCAGGAGTGGCAAATTAGCAGATTGTATACGAGACCAAAAGCAAATTGAAATGTCATATACCTACAAAATTATCATTCACATGTTTGTTATTCTATAATAGGCAGAATATGTATTTATTGGCGAGCTACTTCCACGAATAGAATTAATCTAATAGATTCAGATCTAATTAATAATATCAAGCTTGCACTTGATTAGAGGAATCAACCTCAGGTCTAATCCAATGCATTAGAAATGGAAATTCACTTGTTAAGATATCACTGTGATTTAGCCTTGATTTGTTCCTGTAAATAAGCAGGATTTGTTGTGTTATTGTATTACTATTAGTTAGGCTAAAATTTGTTTTCTTCCTTCTTTGTATTCCTGTAAATCCTATAAATTCCAGTCAAGCTTGAAGGAAATATCATTAAGCTTTTCACaacttttttcttcttctctctctatcTTATTTCCTGGTATCAGAGCCTTAAAGAGCTTGATTCTCAGTTCTGTTCTTCAATCCCTAAAGAAGTAAAAAAGGGGCTGCCTTCTTAGTTCTCTTTTTCAAGAAGGAGGTGGACTGCACCACCACTCTCAGAAGATCTCCCAGCTGCCGGCCAGTCAGCCCATAAAAGGCCGGCACCCGAATCCTCACCTTTAGTCCACACGCCCCGCCACAATAATTCCGATGCTACTACACGCATTGGCGCATGAGCAAGATTCTGGCGATGTCTCTTGTCGGATCAAACGCCGGATGACTTCTCTCCTCCCGGTGACCATCCTCAACCACACACCAAGTTTTGAGCTTCTTCCTTTCTTCCATCCAAAGGCCAACAGTAGCTTGGGTAATGGGATTGCAAAGTATTCTCAGTTTTCATCTCTTCAACATGACAGAGAAAAGAGATTCCTCAAATACAGGTGCACTTAAGCCACTTCTCTCTTCTATTTCCAGCTCTCCAGTTATCACTGCTGTGAAATTACAGGGtagtaataattatatattatggtCTGCATCAGTAGAGTTATGGTTTATAGGTCAGGGTTATGATAATCATTTAGTTAAGAATACTAGTGACATTGCTGCTACTGATAGAACAAATTAGACTAAGGTTGATGCACAATTATGCAGTCTTTTATGGCATTCACTTGACCCTAAACTACTTCAATTGTTCCAATCATGCAAGACTTGTAATAAGGTCTAAACTAAGGCTAAGACTCTCTATACTAATGATGTGCAGTGCATATACAAAGTAGTCTCTGATATTGTCCTTTTTCAGCAAAACCACCAAGATATGGCAAGTTATCTAGGACAAGTAAAGACACTTAAAGATGAGTTCAATTCCCTTAGGCCCTTGTCCAACAATGTTACTGAACAAGAACAATAATGGGACAAATTTTTTATGGTCTTGGCATTGACAAGACTTCGATCTGATCTTGGATCTGTAGGGGATTAGATACTGACAAGCTCTGTTATCTGCTGACTAGAAGATGTCTCTGCCCGACTGTTGCGCATTTCTTTAGATGAGACATCTGTTTTAGCTGTGCAGACTGGTAATCAGGAGGATGGTTATCGAAAAGGAAAAGGGAAAAGCCCTAAGTTAAATTGCACTTACTGTGACAAGAATGGTCACACTCGAGATATTTGTTGGGCTATACATGGTCGACCACAACACAATAATCAGTCTACCAATACTAGCCGACTTGCTGTTCATATGGCCCATACCAATAGAGATGGTCTTCTTCCATTAACTGATGCAACTCTTCAACAATCTGATTCTATTGCTTTAACTAGAGCTGATTATAATGAGTACCTACAATACCAAGCTACAAAACAACAATCATCCTCATCTAGTATTGTCCACTCTGGTAATTCCCTTACTTGTCTGACAAAGTCTTCATCTATTGGCCCATGAATACTAGATTCTGGTGCATCTAACCACATTCCTAGTAATAAGAACCTTTTCTCCAAGTTTGTTTCTCCTCCAATTTTCTCTAAAGCGACTCTTGCTAATGGCTCACAGATTGTGGTTGAAAGAACAGGATTAATTCAACCTTTTTCCTTCTATTTCTTTAAACTCAGTTTTAGTTGCTCCTAAATGCCTATACAATTTGATTTCCATTAGCAAATTAACCAAAAATCTAAATTATTCTAACACCTTTATGGTGACTCTATTATTGTGCAGGACCGGGGTACGGGGAAGACTATTGGAACAGGACATGAGTCACAAGGATTGTATCACCTATCCAATCCTAGTCCACTAGTTGTTTTTACTTTTGCTACATTCGCCGATCTTCACACAGTCGTTTGGGTCATCCAAGTCTCACCAAACTTCAGAAATTAATACCAAATCTTTCTTATCGATCTTCTTTAGAGTGTGAGTCATGTCAACTTGGGAAACAAACTCGAGCTTCATTTCCCAAGCAAATCAATAATAGAGCTACTTCTATGTTTGAAATTGTTCA
This region includes:
- the LOC110639243 gene encoding protein FATTY ACID EXPORT 1, chloroplastic isoform X2 yields the protein MNLEGARDTDSSSSKVKTRLSYAADESKPYVEGPAKPYVEEKGITDSVKVYGTAKIHDFCFGIPYGGLVLSGGLLGFVLSRNPTILSTGVLFGGALLALSIFSLKIWRQGKSSMPFVLGQAVLSAALLWKNFQAYLLTKKLIPTGFYVVISAAMLCFYSYVMISGGNPPPKKLHSSTVMS
- the LOC110639243 gene encoding protein FATTY ACID EXPORT 1, chloroplastic isoform X1, whose translation is MAAVAPTVSQLSCFSSINRNLRLHLRFSPLSTRSKLLIVMNLEGARDTDSSSSKVKTRLSYAADESKPYVEGPAKPYVEEKGITDSVKVYGTAKIHDFCFGIPYGGLVLSGGLLGFVLSRNPTILSTGVLFGGALLALSIFSLKIWRQGKSSMPFVLGQAVLSAALLWKNFQAYLLTKKLIPTGFYVVISAAMLCFYSYVMISGGNPPPKKLHSSTVMS